The proteins below are encoded in one region of Shewanella algae:
- a CDS encoding rod-binding protein, whose translation MKVTQTPGLLGRLDSGELIKAHGEKGALKQVSQQFEAMFLQTVLKQMRTASDAIADEENLLSSSNDGLYRDWYDSELALRLSQMQSTGLADVMSRQLGAKLQFSAEPVASSEKTTMAMQPALLVPPVHKETE comes from the coding sequence ATGAAAGTAACCCAAACTCCGGGGCTGCTGGGGCGGCTCGATTCGGGCGAGCTGATTAAGGCGCATGGCGAAAAGGGCGCCCTGAAGCAGGTCAGCCAGCAGTTTGAAGCCATGTTTTTGCAGACTGTGCTGAAACAGATGCGTACCGCCAGCGATGCCATTGCCGATGAAGAGAATCTGCTGTCATCCAGCAACGATGGCCTGTATCGGGATTGGTATGATTCCGAGCTGGCACTGAGGTTGTCGCAGATGCAATCGACCGGGCTTGCGGATGTTATGAGTCGACAATTGGGGGCAAAACTTCAGTTTAGTGCCGAACCGGTCGCTTCTTCTGAGAAGACGACCATGGCAATGCAACCTGCACTCCTGGTTCCGCCAGTACACAAGGAGACTGAATGA
- the flgK gene encoding flagellar hook-associated protein FlgK, with translation MNLLNNAMSGLNASMAALQVMSNNTSNAMVPGYSRQQVLLSSVGGGAYGAGNGVSVDGVRRISDQYQVMQLWRTGSDVGFAGVKQSYAGQLEQLMAADSNNLSTGLDHLFAAMNAAMEKPNDPALRQAVLNEANGVAQRFNSIASGLDSQEQQIVGQTQASIKEINTLLEKIARLNEDIAADGAAKVPSASLLDNRDAAIAELSSLMDIRVVMDDKGLANISLSQGQPLLSGIVPATLKGVTDPANPKQINLELSFGQSQFKLQETGGQLGALLNYRDTNLKQSRAFLDELATQLAQQMNDIQAKGTDLAGNKATQAIWHLDASNPAGSLRLNQGLNSGDLAFGLDGTPGDNSNLKAFVALANQELDFASMGSRATLGNAYASKVGELGSISRQAQQENKTALALQKEAQSQWASTSGINLDEEGVNLIVYQQSYQANARVIATADRLFQSLLDSI, from the coding sequence ATGAATCTGCTCAATAACGCCATGTCCGGGCTGAATGCCAGCATGGCGGCCTTACAAGTCATGTCCAACAACACCAGCAACGCCATGGTGCCTGGCTATTCCCGCCAGCAGGTGTTGCTCAGCTCAGTCGGTGGTGGCGCCTATGGCGCCGGTAATGGCGTCAGTGTTGATGGGGTGCGGCGGATTTCGGATCAGTATCAGGTGATGCAATTGTGGCGTACCGGCAGTGATGTGGGCTTCGCCGGTGTTAAACAGAGCTATGCCGGCCAGCTGGAACAGCTGATGGCCGCCGACAGCAACAACCTTTCTACCGGTTTGGATCATCTGTTTGCCGCCATGAATGCGGCCATGGAAAAGCCCAATGACCCGGCGCTCAGACAGGCGGTGCTCAATGAAGCCAACGGCGTGGCGCAGCGTTTCAACTCGATAGCCTCAGGGCTGGACAGTCAAGAGCAACAAATCGTCGGCCAGACCCAGGCCAGCATCAAAGAGATCAATACTCTGCTGGAGAAGATAGCTCGCTTGAATGAAGATATCGCCGCCGACGGGGCTGCCAAAGTGCCTTCGGCCTCGCTATTGGATAACCGGGATGCCGCAATAGCTGAATTATCTTCACTCATGGATATCCGGGTAGTGATGGATGACAAGGGCCTGGCCAATATCTCGCTCTCTCAGGGGCAGCCGCTGCTGAGTGGTATTGTTCCGGCAACACTCAAGGGCGTGACAGATCCGGCAAATCCCAAGCAAATCAATTTAGAGCTCAGTTTTGGCCAGTCTCAGTTTAAGTTGCAGGAGACGGGTGGTCAGCTGGGGGCTCTACTTAACTACCGGGATACCAACCTGAAACAGAGTCGGGCTTTCCTGGATGAACTGGCAACCCAGTTGGCACAACAGATGAATGACATTCAGGCTAAAGGCACAGATCTGGCCGGCAATAAGGCGACTCAAGCCATTTGGCACTTGGATGCTTCCAACCCGGCAGGCAGTCTGCGGCTCAATCAGGGCCTGAACTCCGGCGATCTGGCCTTCGGCCTGGATGGTACTCCGGGGGATAACAGCAATCTCAAGGCCTTTGTGGCCTTGGCCAATCAGGAGCTGGACTTTGCCTCCATGGGCAGTCGAGCCACCCTGGGCAATGCCTATGCCAGTAAGGTGGGTGAGCTGGGCAGTATTTCCCGGCAAGCGCAGCAAGAGAACAAGACAGCGCTGGCACTACAGAAAGAAGCACAGAGCCAATGGGCCAGCACCAGTGGCATCAATTTGGACGAGGAAGGGGTCAACCTGATCGTTTATCAACAGTCATACCAGGCCAATGCCAGGGTGATAGCCACGGCCGATAGGCTGTTCCAGTCCCTGCTGGACAGTATTTAA